One Spiribacter halobius DNA segment encodes these proteins:
- a CDS encoding FAD-binding and (Fe-S)-binding domain-containing protein, whose protein sequence is MATVARPGTHMDDSALAAALRRRVAGDVGFDAGSRALYATDASNYRQVPLGVVVPRDRADVIAALAVAREHGVPVLPRGGGTSLAGQACNFALVLDASQHCRRLLALDPEARLATVEPGIVCDTLNQAAAPHGLYFGPDPSTHSRCTLGGMIGNNACGAHSVVAGKTVANVERLTVLTYDGLELEVGPTPEDELERIIAAGGRRGEIYAGLRALRDRYAEVIRRGFPAIRRRVSGYNLDALLPENGFDVARALVGTEGTCVTLLDATVRLLPRPAHRVLAVLGYPDICTAGDHAPAILETGPQCIEGLDEHIIGDMRKKGLELGAIRRLPQGQAWLMVEYAGATPEAAREAAEAALAGLGAPCLAQRLYTDPADQATVWSIRESGAAATNAVPGEPETYPGWEDAAVDPQRVGDYLREYRALLARYGYKSSLYGHFGDGCIHGRITFDLSSEDGVAAWRRFMEEAADLVVRFGGSLSGEHGDGHARAELWPRLFGPELMRAFAEFKRIWDPDGRMNPGKLIAPYRLDEHLRTGRGQRPKEPATYFTFERDEGRFSRAAGRCVGVGKCRRVAGGVMCPSYRATGEERHSTRGRARLLFEMLEGDPLADGWDSEPVKEALDLCLACKGCRHECPVQVDMATYKAEFMAHYYERHRRPRQALSMGRLREWVTLAAYVPWLVNGVAATPGLSALARRIAGIAPERAIPRLSSRPFRRRWRPSGRGRRGPVLLWADTFNDHFHAGTLVAAAEVLERCGFEVRLPRRPVCCGRPLYDFGLLTTARRRLAQVLSVLGEEIDAGVPVVGLEPACLGTFRDELPNLLPDDPRSARLAANTWTLPDFLALREDLDWPRLEGRALVHGHCHHKALLGGMDGTRRLLERLGLEVEMLASGCCGMAGSFGFHPDKYELSLRIGEETLLPAVRAAAPDTLIVSDGYSCREQIVQTTGREVLHTAEVLRRALGGSGYEVMK, encoded by the coding sequence ATGGCGACTGTGGCGCGACCCGGCACGCACATGGATGACTCGGCCCTGGCGGCGGCGCTGCGCCGGCGGGTGGCCGGTGATGTCGGCTTCGACGCCGGCAGTCGCGCCCTCTACGCCACCGATGCCTCCAACTACCGCCAGGTGCCCCTCGGCGTGGTCGTGCCCAGGGATCGGGCGGACGTCATCGCCGCCCTGGCGGTGGCGCGCGAGCACGGCGTGCCGGTGCTGCCCCGGGGCGGCGGCACCAGTCTCGCCGGCCAGGCCTGCAACTTCGCCCTGGTGCTGGACGCCTCGCAGCACTGCCGGCGCCTGCTGGCGCTCGATCCGGAGGCGCGGCTGGCCACCGTGGAGCCGGGCATCGTCTGCGATACGCTCAATCAGGCGGCGGCCCCTCACGGCCTGTACTTCGGGCCCGATCCCTCCACCCACAGCCGCTGCACCCTCGGCGGCATGATCGGCAACAACGCCTGTGGCGCCCATTCGGTGGTGGCGGGCAAGACCGTCGCCAACGTCGAACGGCTCACGGTGCTCACCTATGACGGCCTGGAGCTCGAGGTGGGGCCGACCCCGGAGGACGAGCTCGAGCGCATCATCGCCGCGGGCGGCCGCCGCGGCGAGATCTATGCCGGACTGCGGGCGCTGCGCGACCGCTATGCGGAGGTGATCCGCCGCGGCTTCCCCGCGATCCGCCGGCGTGTCTCCGGCTACAACCTGGATGCGCTGCTGCCGGAGAACGGCTTCGACGTCGCCCGCGCCCTGGTGGGCACGGAGGGCACCTGCGTCACCCTGCTCGACGCCACCGTGCGCCTGCTGCCGCGGCCCGCCCACCGCGTGCTCGCCGTGCTCGGCTACCCCGACATCTGCACCGCCGGCGACCATGCCCCGGCCATTCTGGAAACCGGGCCCCAGTGCATCGAGGGCCTGGATGAACACATCATCGGCGACATGCGCAAGAAGGGCCTGGAGCTCGGCGCCATCCGGCGCCTGCCCCAGGGCCAGGCCTGGCTCATGGTGGAGTACGCCGGCGCCACGCCGGAGGCCGCACGCGAGGCGGCGGAGGCGGCGCTGGCGGGGCTCGGCGCGCCCTGCCTGGCGCAACGGCTCTACACCGACCCGGCGGACCAGGCCACCGTCTGGTCCATCCGCGAGAGCGGGGCGGCGGCCACCAACGCCGTGCCCGGCGAGCCGGAGACCTACCCCGGCTGGGAGGACGCCGCCGTGGACCCGCAGCGGGTGGGGGACTACCTGCGCGAGTACCGGGCGCTGCTCGCCCGGTACGGCTACAAGTCCTCGCTCTACGGGCACTTCGGCGACGGCTGCATCCACGGGCGGATCACCTTCGATCTCTCCAGCGAGGACGGCGTGGCCGCGTGGCGGCGGTTCATGGAGGAGGCTGCGGACCTCGTGGTGCGTTTCGGCGGCTCCCTCTCCGGCGAGCACGGTGACGGCCACGCCCGAGCGGAGCTCTGGCCGCGCCTGTTCGGCCCGGAGCTGATGCGCGCCTTCGCCGAGTTCAAGCGCATCTGGGACCCGGACGGTCGCATGAACCCCGGCAAGCTGATCGCGCCCTACCGGCTCGACGAGCACCTGCGCACCGGACGCGGCCAGCGGCCGAAGGAGCCCGCCACCTACTTCACCTTCGAGCGCGACGAGGGCCGCTTCTCCCGCGCGGCCGGGCGCTGCGTGGGGGTCGGCAAGTGCCGGCGCGTCGCCGGCGGGGTGATGTGCCCGAGCTACCGCGCCACCGGCGAGGAGCGCCACTCCACCCGCGGCCGGGCGCGGCTGCTGTTCGAGATGCTGGAGGGGGATCCGCTCGCCGATGGCTGGGACAGCGAGCCGGTGAAGGAGGCCCTGGACCTCTGCCTCGCCTGCAAGGGCTGCCGGCACGAGTGCCCGGTGCAGGTGGACATGGCCACCTACAAGGCCGAGTTCATGGCGCACTACTACGAGCGCCACCGCCGCCCGCGCCAGGCGCTCAGCATGGGGCGGCTGCGCGAGTGGGTGACGCTCGCCGCCTACGTGCCCTGGCTCGTGAACGGCGTTGCAGCGACCCCCGGGCTCTCCGCGCTCGCCAGGCGCATCGCCGGCATCGCCCCGGAGCGGGCCATCCCTCGCCTGTCCTCGCGGCCGTTCCGGCGCCGCTGGCGGCCGAGCGGCCGGGGCAGGCGCGGGCCGGTGCTGCTCTGGGCGGACACCTTCAACGACCACTTCCACGCCGGCACGCTAGTGGCCGCAGCGGAGGTGCTGGAGCGCTGCGGCTTCGAGGTGCGCCTGCCGCGCCGGCCGGTCTGCTGCGGGCGTCCGCTGTACGACTTCGGGCTGCTGACCACGGCCCGCCGGCGGCTCGCGCAGGTGCTGAGCGTGCTGGGCGAGGAGATCGACGCCGGGGTGCCGGTGGTGGGCCTTGAGCCCGCCTGCCTGGGGACGTTCCGCGACGAGCTGCCGAACCTGCTCCCGGACGACCCGCGCTCGGCGCGGCTCGCCGCCAATACCTGGACGCTGCCCGACTTCCTGGCCCTGCGCGAGGATCTGGACTGGCCGCGCCTCGAGGGGCGTGCCCTGGTCCACGGGCACTGCCACCACAAGGCCCTGCTCGGCGGCATGGATGGCACCCGGCGGCTGCTGGAGCGCCTCGGCCTGGAGGTGGAGATGCTCGCCTCGGGTTGCTGCGGCATGGCCGGCAGCTTCGGCTTCCACCCGGACAAATACGAGCTGTCGCTGCGCATCGGCGAGGAGACCCTGCTCCCGGCCGTGCGCGCGGCCGCCCCGGACACGCTCATCGTCAGCGACGGCTACAGCTGCCGGGAGCAGATCGTGCAGACCACGGGGCGGGAGGTGCTGCATACCGCGGAGGTGTTGCGCCGGGCGCTCGGGGGGTCAGGTTATGAGGTGATGAAGTGA
- a CDS encoding OsmC family protein, translating into MAVRKSNAEWQGDLKSGSGRMRLGSGAYEGAFSFRSRFEEGDGSNPEELIAAAHAGCFSMALSNMLAEAGHAPESVRTEAHVHLEMGADGPSIPRIELVTVARVPGLSEADFLRHAEAAKAGCPVSKVLAGAEISLDASLQ; encoded by the coding sequence ATGGCAGTACGCAAGTCCAACGCCGAGTGGCAGGGCGACCTGAAGAGCGGCAGCGGCCGCATGCGCCTTGGCAGTGGCGCCTACGAGGGCGCGTTCTCGTTCCGCTCGCGCTTCGAGGAGGGCGACGGCTCCAATCCCGAGGAGCTGATCGCCGCGGCCCACGCGGGCTGCTTCTCCATGGCGCTGTCCAACATGCTCGCCGAGGCGGGGCACGCACCCGAGTCGGTGCGCACCGAGGCCCACGTGCATCTGGAGATGGGCGCCGACGGACCGAGCATTCCCCGTATCGAGCTCGTCACCGTGGCCCGCGTGCCCGGGCTCTCGGAGGCGGACTTCCTCCGCCACGCCGAGGCCGCCAAGGCCGGCTGCCCGGTGTCGAAGGTGCTCGCCGGGGCGGAGATCAGCCTCGACGCAAGCCTGCAGTAG
- a CDS encoding 6-phospho-3-hexuloisomerase yields the protein MSTTLQDPAHKACEEIATVFAEVPVTALETLAEEIGGARRIAVHGVGREGLMLRALAMRLYHLGLDASVVGDMTTPPLGHGDLLLASAGPGHFATVEALMGVARGAGARVALLTAQPEPGLGALAHNVVRLPARTMAAAGAGDAVLPMGSAYEGALFVFGELLVRRLRERLGADEAAMRARHTNLE from the coding sequence ATGTCCACGACCCTGCAAGACCCTGCCCACAAGGCCTGCGAGGAGATCGCCACGGTGTTCGCCGAGGTGCCGGTCACGGCGCTCGAGACCCTGGCGGAGGAGATCGGCGGCGCGCGGCGCATCGCTGTCCACGGCGTCGGCCGGGAAGGGCTGATGCTGCGGGCCCTCGCCATGCGCCTGTACCACCTGGGGCTCGATGCCTCGGTAGTGGGCGACATGACCACTCCGCCGCTCGGCCACGGGGACCTGCTGCTCGCCAGCGCCGGCCCTGGGCACTTCGCCACCGTCGAGGCGCTGATGGGCGTGGCGCGCGGGGCAGGCGCCCGGGTGGCCCTGCTCACCGCACAGCCCGAGCCGGGGCTGGGCGCCCTGGCGCACAACGTGGTGCGGCTGCCGGCCCGTACCATGGCCGCCGCCGGCGCCGGCGACGCCGTGCTGCCCATGGGCAGTGCCTACGAAGGGGCGCTGTTCGTCTTCGGCGAGCTGCTGGTGCGCCGGCTGCGCGAGCGCCTGGGCGCCGACGAGGCCGCCATGCGCGCCCGTCACACCAACCTCGAATGA
- a CDS encoding SDR family oxidoreductase, whose amino-acid sequence MRLEGQRILVTGAGRGIGAVVVPRLQAEGAEVIGLARSRGDLERLQQETGCATLACDLATPEALATAVAPLLPLDGLVNCAGTVTVQPALDTDAATFFSTLAVNTVAPLVLAQLVARSLIERERGGAIVNVSSIASWVGTPGHAAYCASKAGLDALTRVLAVEWGAYGIRVNSVDPVVTRTPMAEKAWSDPDKAARMRARIPLGRFAEPEEVAAAVAFLLGPDAAMIHGISLPVDGGFSAG is encoded by the coding sequence ATGAGGCTGGAAGGTCAGCGCATCCTGGTCACCGGCGCCGGTCGGGGCATTGGCGCCGTCGTCGTGCCACGGCTTCAGGCCGAGGGCGCCGAGGTGATTGGCCTCGCGCGCAGCCGCGGCGATCTGGAGCGGCTGCAGCAGGAGACCGGCTGCGCCACCCTCGCCTGTGACCTTGCAACGCCGGAGGCACTGGCGACGGCGGTCGCTCCGCTGCTGCCCCTCGACGGGCTGGTCAACTGCGCCGGCACGGTGACGGTGCAGCCGGCGCTCGACACGGACGCAGCCACCTTCTTCTCCACCCTCGCCGTGAATACCGTCGCGCCCCTGGTCCTCGCCCAGCTGGTGGCGCGCAGCCTGATCGAGCGGGAGCGCGGCGGCGCCATCGTCAACGTCTCGAGCATCGCATCCTGGGTGGGCACCCCCGGCCACGCCGCGTACTGCGCCTCCAAGGCCGGCCTCGATGCCCTCACCCGGGTGCTGGCGGTGGAATGGGGCGCCTACGGCATCCGCGTCAACAGCGTGGACCCGGTGGTGACCCGCACGCCGATGGCGGAGAAGGCCTGGAGCGATCCGGACAAGGCGGCCCGCATGCGCGCCCGCATACCCCTCGGACGCTTCGCCGAGCCGGAGGAAGTAGCCGCGGCCGTGGCCTTCCTGCTCGGGCCCGATGCCGCCATGATCCATGGCATCAGTCTGCCGGTGGACGGCGGCTTCAGCGCCGGCTGA
- a CDS encoding sugar-binding transcriptional regulator, whose product MKPAQTGAIDPDEQLQARVAWYYFVGNLTQQEIANRLGTSRVRVNRLLAACRENGVVQITINSRLASCVALEEALVQRYGLEAAVVVPTPENPELVRDALGVGAARYVDEHIADGMTVGIGWGQTLRALIRALPARPRRGLSVVCLQGGLAHCSRINTFEIVSDFADRYGADRHFYAAPIYAASEADRDIILRQGAIRETHEKALASDLAILTAGDITQSLIVEYGLSHPGDLDELLAAGAVGDVIGHFIDARGRPVEHSLNRRTVAVDLEALYRIPRTVFLSGGAHKREVNRAVLLGGYADAFVTDEETAAALTGDG is encoded by the coding sequence ATGAAGCCAGCACAGACGGGCGCCATCGACCCCGACGAGCAGCTGCAGGCGCGGGTCGCCTGGTACTACTTCGTCGGCAACCTCACCCAGCAGGAGATCGCCAACCGCCTCGGCACCAGCCGCGTGCGAGTCAACCGGCTGCTCGCCGCGTGCCGCGAGAACGGCGTGGTGCAGATCACCATCAACAGCCGGCTGGCCTCCTGCGTGGCGCTGGAGGAGGCGCTGGTGCAGCGCTACGGGCTGGAAGCGGCTGTGGTGGTGCCCACACCGGAGAACCCGGAGCTGGTGCGGGACGCCCTCGGCGTTGGCGCGGCGCGCTACGTCGACGAGCACATCGCCGACGGCATGACCGTCGGCATCGGCTGGGGCCAGACCCTGCGCGCGCTGATCCGCGCCCTGCCCGCCCGTCCCCGGCGCGGCCTATCGGTGGTCTGCCTGCAGGGCGGCCTCGCCCACTGCTCGCGCATCAACACCTTCGAGATCGTCTCCGACTTCGCCGACCGCTACGGCGCCGACCGCCACTTCTACGCCGCGCCCATCTATGCCGCCAGCGAGGCCGACCGGGACATCATCCTGCGCCAGGGCGCGATCCGCGAGACCCACGAGAAGGCGCTGGCGAGCGACCTCGCCATCCTCACCGCCGGCGACATCACGCAGTCCCTGATCGTCGAGTACGGCCTCTCCCATCCGGGGGATCTGGACGAGCTGCTCGCCGCCGGTGCGGTGGGGGACGTCATCGGCCACTTCATCGACGCCCGGGGTCGGCCGGTGGAGCACTCCCTCAACCGGCGCACCGTAGCGGTTGACCTGGAGGCCCTGTACCGCATCCCGCGCACGGTGTTCCTCTCCGGCGGCGCCCACAAGCGCGAGGTCAACCGCGCGGTGCTCCTCGGCGGCTATGCCGACGCGTTCGTGACCGACGAGGAGACCGCGGCGGCGCTGACGGGTGACGGGTGA